From candidate division KSB1 bacterium:
TCCGAAGCATTGGTCAATATTTCAACCGAAAATTATCGAATCATTGAATCGAACCGGACCACCTCTGCCCTGTTCTTCCCCGACTGGTTTCCGCTGCCGAAAAGCCAAAAGCAGACTCGCCCTGACCTCGCGCTTACCCTCAAGCTGCTTGCCACTCAAGGCCCGCACATCTTTTATCAAGGTGAAATTGCGAACGAAATAATTGATGAAATTATTCGAAATAATGGGCTGCTTCAACTTAGCGATTTTTCGAACTATGAAGCCAAGCTCAGAACCCCAGTTCAGGCCGAATATAAAAATTATTTGATCGTCTCCTCTCCCCCGCCAAGCTCTGGCGGAATCGCGCTCATCGAGTTGCTGAAGATCTTGGAGCAAGTGGAAATCTCTAAGCATTCTCTAAATTCTGGCCCATATATCCATTTGTTTGTTGAAGCGATGAAACAAGTATTTGACGATCGAGAAAACTACATGATCGAGGCTTCGCAATTCGACGGCTTCAATTCTCAATTGCTGTTATCTAAACAACACATTCAAGGCTCCATCAGCCAGATCGATACCGCTAGTGCCAGTGTAGTAATTCATCCCATCGACACAGAAGATGCACGAGAGTCCAGCAACGGGTCTCATATTTCCGTCTTGGATAAATTTGGCAACGCAGTGGCGGTTTCCATCACTTTAAATGGATATTTCGGTTCTGCGGTTACAATTCCCAAATATGGCATTCTATTAAATAACGCCATGTCCAGTTTCTCATCGCAGCCTGGGGAAAACAATTCTATTGCACCTGGAAAACGGCCTCAGACCTCTTTAACTCCGACGATCATTCTTAAAAATAATCAACCATATTTAATTTTGGGAGGCAACGGCGCGGAACGGATTATCTCCACATTAGCCCAGATCATTATAAATATCATTGAGTTCAAATTATCACTCAATGATGCGATTCTCTCTCCCCGATTTCACTACAACCAATATGAAGATAAAATTGAAATGGAAACCCGCATCGATGCCGAAGTAA
This genomic window contains:
- the ggt gene encoding gamma-glutamyltransferase, whose protein sequence is MRLRTLQIVKIFQQFFYVLLLIFMPVLPTTGQIPASGLVATPDSHATKIAYDILNQGGNAIDAAVAAMYALSVVQPYAAGPGAGGLMLIWSAKHQKPYFIDFREQSPQNVDPSIFYQDSLSFKIYTEYGYQSICTPGMVAGAAKALDLLGTMTTKDVLQPAFALASEGFAVSEALVNISTENYRIIESNRTTSALFFPDWFPLPKSQKQTRPDLALTLKLLATQGPHIFYQGEIANEIIDEIIRNNGLLQLSDFSNYEAKLRTPVQAEYKNYLIVSSPPPSSGGIALIELLKILEQVEISKHSLNSGPYIHLFVEAMKQVFDDRENYMIEASQFDGFNSQLLLSKQHIQGSISQIDTASASVVIHPIDTEDARESSNGSHISVLDKFGNAVAVSITLNGYFGSAVTIPKYGILLNNAMSSFSSQPGENNSIAPGKRPQTSLTPTIILKNNQPYLILGGNGAERIISTLAQIIINIIEFKLSLNDAILSPRFHYNQYEDKIEMETRIDAEVIDYLKKLGHKINLKTDYDDYFCNAQVILFDPTGQKIAGSDVRQKGMVYVK